A genomic segment from Desulfonatronum lacustre DSM 10312 encodes:
- a CDS encoding efflux RND transporter permease subunit codes for MNPISFAIRNPVTILVGVIFVVIFGLISLLGMPYQLTPTVIEPEISVQTVWSGATPYEIERDIIEEQENVLKGIPGLVEMESESFSSFGRINLRFSLGTNVDDALLRVSNKLNEVRSYPQGADRPVITATGAASSPIIFTSLRTLPDNPKDIDTYRTFFENEVRQDLERVEGVADLFVFGGTEREMHVVVLPERLAAYGMTLSEVIRALQAENVNVAAGSIDVGRRDYRIRTVAEFQSPEEIEALPVRSSGQERVFLRDVGHAEFGYEKASAAMLHRGEKGITVGIQAEPGTNVLELTDAVEAVVRHLNQTVLEPQGLVLLWLSDQRDYIQGAISLVQQNILIGGLLAMIVLFIFLRRISTTGIAAGAIPISIIGTFIFMSAFGRNLNVVSLAGISFAVGMLVDSTIVVLENIDRHLKMRKPTCQAALDGTREVWGAILASALTTVAVFLPVVFIQEEAGQLFKDIAIAVTCAISLSLVVSVMVIPSITCQLFRVVSSVKPRDLGPLPRLGGFLVNMIMFFVRQAVRNWFTRILTVSGLTAAAVLIAWLFFPKMDYLPEGNRNLVLNILIPPPGLSYPERVAIGEQIHERLEPHYDQDVDGFPGILHLFYVGAESFMFFGAVSTHEQRAGELIPLFRNVIGSIPGMLGVSLQAGIFQTRLGRGRTIDIDIVGPNLEELVAVGGTMFGMLRGIYPGAQVRPIPSLELTYPEIRFIPDRDRLRAAGLSATDLGLALDVLTHGRKIGDFKEEGQKTIDLVLRSSVQAMETPEVLHHALVATPQGISLPVSSLAAMERTTGITQIRHLERQRTVTLQLTPPEDVTLQEAMETVQNQVVPALEAQGLLGNSRVEMSGVADKLTETRLALQWNFILAVIIIYLLMSALFGNFVYPLIILFTVPLATAGGFVGLKLVNVFIAPQPLDILTMLGFVILVGVVVNNAILLVNQSLINVRQHGMEHLEGVLEATRVRLRPIYMSTTTSIFGMLPLVVAPGPGSELYRGLGSVVLGGLALSTVFTIFVIPSLLAFFIRMETPGSAMGADDPLGGAERCELPESEKGANNEKLSEGTVV; via the coding sequence ATGAATCCCATTAGCTTCGCCATCCGCAATCCGGTCACCATCCTGGTGGGCGTGATTTTCGTCGTGATTTTTGGTCTGATTTCCCTGCTCGGCATGCCCTACCAACTCACGCCCACGGTGATCGAGCCGGAGATTTCCGTGCAGACCGTGTGGAGCGGGGCCACGCCGTATGAGATCGAGCGGGATATTATCGAGGAGCAGGAAAACGTCCTCAAGGGCATCCCCGGCCTGGTGGAGATGGAAAGCGAGAGCTTCAGCTCTTTCGGGCGGATCAATCTGCGCTTCTCCCTGGGCACCAACGTGGACGACGCCCTGCTGCGGGTCTCCAACAAGCTCAACGAGGTCCGCTCCTATCCCCAGGGCGCGGACCGGCCCGTGATCACGGCCACGGGCGCGGCTTCCTCGCCGATCATCTTCACCTCGTTGCGGACCTTGCCGGACAACCCCAAGGACATCGACACCTATCGGACATTTTTTGAAAACGAGGTCCGCCAGGACCTGGAGCGGGTCGAGGGGGTGGCGGACCTGTTCGTTTTCGGCGGCACGGAGCGGGAAATGCACGTGGTGGTCCTGCCGGAACGGCTGGCCGCCTACGGCATGACCTTGAGCGAGGTCATCCGGGCTTTGCAGGCCGAGAACGTCAACGTGGCCGCAGGGAGCATCGACGTGGGCCGACGGGACTACCGTATTCGGACCGTGGCCGAGTTCCAGAGTCCGGAGGAGATCGAGGCGCTTCCGGTCCGTTCCTCCGGGCAGGAGCGGGTGTTCTTGCGGGATGTGGGGCATGCGGAGTTCGGGTACGAAAAGGCGTCCGCGGCCATGCTGCATCGGGGTGAAAAGGGCATCACCGTGGGCATTCAGGCCGAGCCCGGGACCAACGTCCTGGAACTGACCGACGCGGTGGAGGCGGTGGTCCGGCACCTGAATCAAACCGTCCTGGAACCCCAGGGGCTGGTCCTGCTCTGGCTGTCCGATCAGCGCGACTATATCCAGGGAGCCATCTCCCTGGTTCAGCAGAACATCCTGATCGGCGGCCTGCTGGCCATGATCGTGCTGTTCATCTTTCTGCGCCGGATTTCCACCACCGGCATCGCCGCCGGGGCCATTCCCATCAGCATTATCGGCACGTTCATTTTCATGAGCGCCTTCGGCCGGAACCTGAACGTGGTCAGTCTGGCCGGGATTTCCTTTGCCGTGGGCATGTTGGTGGACAGCACCATCGTGGTCCTGGAAAACATCGACCGCCACCTGAAGATGCGCAAACCCACCTGCCAGGCGGCCCTGGACGGCACGCGGGAGGTCTGGGGCGCGATCCTGGCCTCGGCGTTGACCACGGTGGCCGTGTTTCTGCCGGTGGTCTTCATTCAGGAGGAGGCCGGTCAGCTTTTCAAGGATATCGCCATTGCCGTGACCTGCGCCATCAGCTTGAGTCTGGTGGTTTCGGTGATGGTCATCCCGTCCATCACCTGCCAACTTTTTCGGGTGGTCAGTTCGGTCAAGCCCCGGGACCTGGGTCCATTACCCAGGCTGGGCGGCTTTTTGGTCAACATGATCATGTTCTTCGTGCGCCAGGCCGTACGCAACTGGTTCACCCGGATTCTGACCGTCAGCGGCTTGACCGCCGCGGCGGTGCTTATCGCCTGGCTGTTTTTTCCGAAGATGGACTATCTGCCCGAGGGCAACCGTAATCTGGTCCTGAACATCCTGATCCCGCCCCCCGGTCTGTCCTATCCGGAGCGGGTCGCCATCGGCGAACAGATCCACGAGCGCCTGGAGCCCCATTACGACCAGGACGTGGACGGATTTCCCGGTATCCTCCATCTGTTCTACGTGGGTGCGGAGTCGTTCATGTTTTTCGGGGCCGTGAGCACCCATGAGCAGCGGGCCGGTGAATTGATTCCGCTGTTTCGCAACGTGATCGGGTCCATCCCCGGAATGCTCGGGGTCAGTTTGCAGGCCGGGATATTTCAGACCCGGCTGGGCCGGGGGCGAACCATCGACATCGATATCGTCGGCCCGAACCTGGAGGAACTGGTGGCCGTGGGCGGGACCATGTTCGGGATGCTGCGCGGGATCTACCCGGGGGCGCAGGTTCGGCCGATTCCCTCCCTGGAACTGACCTATCCGGAGATCCGCTTCATTCCGGATCGGGATCGGCTCCGAGCCGCCGGGCTGAGCGCGACGGATTTGGGACTGGCCCTGGACGTGCTGACCCACGGACGCAAGATCGGCGATTTCAAGGAGGAGGGGCAGAAAACCATCGACTTGGTCCTGCGTTCATCCGTCCAGGCCATGGAAACCCCCGAGGTGCTGCATCACGCCCTGGTGGCCACGCCCCAGGGTATTTCGTTGCCGGTCTCTTCCCTGGCCGCCATGGAACGGACCACCGGAATCACCCAGATCCGGCACCTGGAACGCCAGCGGACCGTGACGTTGCAGCTCACGCCTCCGGAAGACGTGACCCTGCAGGAGGCCATGGAAACCGTTCAAAATCAGGTCGTTCCGGCTCTGGAGGCCCAGGGGCTGCTGGGCAACTCACGGGTGGAGATGAGCGGGGTGGCGGACAAGCTGACCGAGACCCGGCTGGCCCTCCAATGGAACTTCATCCTGGCCGTGATCATCATTTACCTGTTGATGTCCGCCCTGTTCGGCAACTTCGTCTATCCGCTGATCATCCTGTTCACCGTGCCCCTGGCCACGGCCGGCGGGTTCGTGGGGCTGAAGCTGGTCAACGTGTTCATCGCTCCCCAGCCCCTGGACATCCTGACCATGCTCGGCTTCGTGATCCTGGTGGGCGTGGTGGTGAACAACGCCATTTTGCTGGTCAATCAGTCGCTGATCAACGTCCGTCAGCACGGCATGGAGCACCTGGAAGGCGTATTGGAGGCCACCAGGGTCCGCCTGCGGCCGATCTACATGAGCACCACCACCAGCATCTTCGGCATGCTGCCCCTGGTGGTGGCCCCGGGGCCGGGGTCCGAGCTGTATCGCGGCCTGGGCAGCGTGGTCCTGGGCGGGCTGGCCCTGTCCACGGTGTTCACGATCTTCGTGATTCCGTCCCTGCTGGCCTTCTTCATCCGCATGGAAACCCCCGGCTCGGCAATGGGCGCGGACGACCCCCTAGGCGGGGCGGAGCGCTGCGAGTTGCCGGAGTCTGAAAAAGGAGCGAACAATGAAAAGCTATCGGAAGGAACTGTGGTTTGA
- a CDS encoding secondary thiamine-phosphate synthase enzyme YjbQ, which produces MKSYRKELWFDVAGRRAFINITPQVEQCLRESGIQEGLLLCNAMHITASVFINDDESGLHQDYDDWLERLAPHAPVSQYRHNRTGEDNGDAHLKRQIMGREVVVAVTKGRLDFGTWERIFYGEFDGNRRKRVLVKIIGE; this is translated from the coding sequence ATGAAAAGCTATCGGAAGGAACTGTGGTTTGACGTTGCCGGTCGCCGGGCGTTCATCAACATCACGCCCCAGGTGGAGCAGTGTCTGCGGGAAAGCGGCATCCAGGAAGGATTGCTGCTGTGCAACGCCATGCACATCACGGCCAGCGTGTTCATCAACGACGACGAATCCGGACTGCATCAGGACTATGACGACTGGCTGGAACGCCTGGCCCCCCACGCCCCGGTCAGCCAGTACCGCCACAACCGCACCGGTGAGGACAACGGCGACGCCCACCTCAAACGCCAGATCATGGGGCGGGAAGTGGTGGTGGCCGTGACCAAGGGCCGTCTGGACTTCGGTACCTGGGAGCGGATCTTCTACGGGGAATTCGACGGCAATCGCCGCAAACGGGTGTTGGTGAAGATCATCGGGGAGTGA
- a CDS encoding NYN domain-containing protein, giving the protein MITNTNLTKVGIFYDGNFFFHVSNYYLYDHSRKSRISINGIHQFIIHEVAAREERPVKNCKIVDMHYFRGRLTAYDAQARDLLLKERIFDDILMKEGVITHYLPMSPEGEKGIDVWLALEAFELAIFKKYDVIVLIASDGDYLPLTRKLNTIGARVMVLGCDFEYVDQYGNHRVTKTSQALLDNATYPILINEVIDDPERHDDQIVRDLFVKEKYRPVDAAKAKPGEDQSGTVVSIQGGYGFIRPDMGEEDLFFHYGDLVDMDINRLTVGDRVSFQESVNKKGPCAVRVVLQSGA; this is encoded by the coding sequence ATGATCACCAACACGAATCTGACCAAGGTCGGCATCTTTTACGACGGCAATTTCTTCTTTCACGTCAGCAACTATTACCTCTACGACCACTCCCGCAAATCCCGGATCAGCATCAACGGAATCCACCAGTTCATCATCCACGAAGTCGCGGCCCGCGAGGAACGGCCGGTCAAGAACTGCAAGATCGTGGACATGCATTATTTCCGGGGTCGGCTGACGGCCTACGACGCCCAGGCCCGCGACTTGCTGCTCAAGGAGCGGATATTCGACGACATCCTGATGAAGGAAGGGGTGATCACGCATTATCTGCCCATGTCTCCGGAGGGGGAAAAGGGCATCGACGTCTGGCTGGCGTTGGAGGCCTTTGAGTTGGCCATTTTCAAGAAGTACGACGTCATCGTGCTCATCGCCTCGGACGGGGACTACCTGCCCCTGACCAGAAAGCTGAATACCATCGGCGCGCGGGTCATGGTCCTGGGGTGCGACTTCGAATACGTGGATCAGTACGGAAACCACCGGGTCACCAAGACCTCCCAGGCCCTGCTGGATAATGCCACCTATCCGATCCTGATCAACGAAGTCATCGACGACCCCGAGCGCCACGACGACCAGATCGTGCGGGATTTGTTCGTCAAGGAGAAATACCGACCCGTGGACGCGGCCAAGGCGAAACCCGGCGAGGACCAATCCGGAACCGTGGTCTCCATTCAGGGCGGATACGGATTCATCCGCCCGGACATGGGCGAGGAAGACCTTTTCTTTCACTACGGCGATCTGGTGGACATGGACATCAACCGACTGACCGTGGGCGACAGGGTTTCCTTTCAGGAGAGCGTCAACAAGAAAGGTCCGTGCGCCGTGCGGGTCGTGCTGCAGAGCGGCGCTTGA
- a CDS encoding pilus assembly FimT family protein: MQMPRKGEKGFTLIELLIVVAIIGILAAIAIPQFGKYKARSAASAATATLKTCATQLSAAYAAGDTPDEHDSLTVTGGNTTWTWECPIGNETQDFVLSLANGTINAFTNEVYVVSAVNVRCSFSSPGIVECEPAN, encoded by the coding sequence ATGCAAATGCCAAGAAAAGGTGAAAAAGGCTTTACGTTGATCGAATTGTTGATCGTTGTGGCGATTATCGGGATTCTGGCGGCGATCGCGATTCCGCAGTTTGGGAAGTATAAGGCAAGGTCGGCGGCTTCTGCGGCTACGGCGACATTGAAAACATGTGCGACACAGCTTTCGGCAGCCTATGCTGCTGGTGATACTCCAGACGAACATGATTCGTTGACAGTAACTGGTGGGAATACTACCTGGACTTGGGAATGTCCGATAGGAAATGAGACACAAGACTTCGTATTGTCTTTAGCCAATGGGACTATTAATGCATTCACGAACGAAGTCTATGTAGTAAGCGCAGTCAATGTAAGATGTTCATTTAGTTCGCCAGGTATTGTTGAGTGCGAACCTGCTAATTAG